TGCTGGCCTTTGATCGGCTCATTAAACATTGAGGAGCAGTTGAACAGCACCTCACTGCATGAGGCCTGGAAACAgtaattaaaaactttaataacatcaaaaacaaagtcatatcaAATCATATGTCAAATTATGAGTAATATGAGTCTTTATGTAGTGTTTGTTAAACTGACGATCAATTAGTTCCCCACAGGTCAATTAGGAATTTCTGGTAAATCTcaatatgattttattattataatagtgTACAACTGTGTCCTCGACTTCTCTGAAACCCTAAAGGACAAATGTACAGAGGTCATCCTGCATGGAGCTGGAGGCTCAGAACTAGCTGACCACTAGTGAGTTTTACTTGaacctgtgtttatgtgtcttttcATTGCTTGTTTAGTTCTTTGTTTGGCACTGAACTTTTAATGTATGGAATGTGCAATTCTTCTGCACAGCAAGTTATAGATAGAGTATCTGTCCAGCCTGTGGACACGTCAATGTAAATGTTCCGTACATGCCTACACAGGCGTCGAAATCTGATTTACGCATAATAAGTCAATTTACGTAAATTAATTTACGTAGTTTTCAATGAGCTCAACAAAATTactaatttacacatttattaaaaagcatGTATAGGATTTATTCAACGggactcaaaaacaaaactcaacagTGGAAGACTTTTCTcctaaacattttgaaacaactttatataaagaaaacacttcactggtaaatgtaaaaatcaaacaTATGATCTCTGACAATGTATGTGTTTGGAAAATGCATGGATTTTATTATGCAAGTCTCTGAACATTGATTCCTCATATGTGAAGCCTGGATAAGAAAAGGTCTAACTTGATGAAAACTTTTGATACAGTCATGAGTCTTTTTAGTCACTAGCTGAACTCAAACTTGTATATTCTGGCTGTGCATGAAGATTAACACATGTAGAGTGAGATAATGCAAAATACATAGAACaagtttatgaaataaaaaatgtgctgtgtctGTCCATCTTTACCTACTTCATACACCCATGTGTATACCCAAAGTACAGTTATGTTTAAGTTCTAGGCTCTGTCAATACACCTTAAAATGAATTCCACACCCTGGGCTAATGTTCACCTAGCGTCCCTAAGAAGAAACCACAGGGAAGATCCTAACGTCTCCAGTGTGGCTTTTCACAATCCTAACAGGCCAAAATTTCTGAATGACATAATTTTGCTGCTACCTTTAGGAGTTGGATTAGGAGCAATTTATCAACAATACTAACTTAGGAAATCACTCATATCCCCACCCAAATGTGGAACAGCTGCCAGGAGATGACATGCTGGTTCTGTGGGTGGAGAGCTGTTCCTGCTGTAACACGTGACTTGCACACTTGACGCTGAGCTCATTAAAAGGCAGTTTGGACaaaaatttaattgttttttgtcacAGAGCTGGTGCAGGATGTCACTGCTCCATCAAAATGAACATGTATATCACCAAAGCCATGGTCACACTTTTTTCACAGGCAGGATAAAGCTGATCTGTCAACAACTGCAAAGTTTGGTCACACCAGCAACCAGTGTTTGCAGAACATGTAGCTGCATTCCCTTTGCAGTAAGCGAACTTCGACCACAAAATCTAAATCCAGGCTCCTAGAGCCAAAACCCAGGTTAACTTTGTGAGCTCTTGGAAAAAGGCTCCTGAAATGGCTCCTGTGGTGGAGAAGCAGCTCCACCAGAGTGTGGCTTTCCTCATGATTGAGATGTTCTTATGTGACCCTGGTTCTGTGGTCAACGagacatttgtggtttttaatCTGTGAGTGCCAAGTGAACCTTCTGTCACAGAAGCTGCATTTGAACGGCTTCTCCGCATTGTGCAGGGCCATGTGTGTGGTCAAATTGGCCTTTTTAGAAAACCTTTTACTacaaacagagcagctgaaCGGTTTCTCTCCAGTATGGACCCTCATGTGATTCACCAATGTGCATCGTAGACTGAAACTTGTGTTACAAACAGGGCAGGTGAACGGCTTCTCTCCTGTATGAACTCGTAAGTGCGTGGTCAAATTTGAGTTCTTTGTGAATTTCTTACCACAAAATGGACACGCAGATGTTTTTTCTCCAGTGTGGCTTTTCATGTGGCTCTGCAAGTGGGCCTCACTGCTAAAACTTTTACCACACCCAGAGCAGCTGAAGGACTGATTAGCTGCTCTACATCTGTTAACACTCACAGgaacatctttgtttttcagagcaCTAAACCCTGATTGTGGTTCCCTGCTGCCATCCTCACTGTCTTCTGTCTCAGAGGACGTCTTATTAGCGGCTGGATCAAATTTCCTGGCTGGTGCTTCTCCCACATGGACTTTGCCATtagcttctgtttttaaatgctgtgcGTCTCTCTCCTCCACAGTTTGCCTCTGATGAAGCTGCAAAGCCTGAGgtttctcctcctcatcttgCTCTTCCCTCTTCACAGGGACAGAAGTAAACAGGAACTTTATGTCAGCTTTTTCCAGGTCTTTAAGCTGCTCTCCCTCCTTACCGGTGCATGGttcctcctgttcctctttaATTGGTGGTGGCTTTGGGTCCTCCTGCTCCACACTGCTGCTACGCTGCTGCTGATACGGTGGAACTTCTTTAATCACTGTAAACGTCTTGACATATGCGGGAagcactgtaaaataaaaacacattatctaAATCTACCtcacacaaatgtttatttgatatTCTAAGTTGATACTGACTCTCAATTATTGGTTGATTCATCAGCACTTGAAGAAACCAATGAGTGATAGTAGTGGGCCGGTTCTTACTTACTTAGAAAGCTGAAGCTAAACCGTCTGGGTTCTGTTcaagaagtatttttttttttttattgaatcattttaatttatcgTGTAAAAAGAACAGTCTGTTTTCTAAGGGATGTGTTTATTTAACTAAAGAGACACTTATAAACCAGTAAGACTAAATAATTGAGACTAGATACGCATCCTTTATGTGAACTGTCACACTGACTGGGATGTTTAAGCAGGATGTAAAGGGCCAGGATATAATGATTCCTCATTAGAAGGCTGGACTGTTGTTGCCAACATTTGTTCTTGGTTCTGCAGGATAATTTTTCTAGATATACATGAAGTTTGCAACTTTGCTGTTAAGTAACATATTTCAGACTGTGCAGTATGAAAATGTCATAATGCATCATAAAATTGTTACAactttttgtttgcactttttcaAGTCAGTCAAGGTTATCGTCTCATATTGTCTGTGACCATGTAACTGTTTTTGTGAAGCCCAGGATCGTTTTCTTCAAACGTCTTCATTCTCGtcttaatgtaaataattaaataataattaaaaacatcttctTATAACATACCTATTGGTCATGAGCAGAAACACGTTGCAGTACGGTATCGCCCCCTGCAGACTGATCACCATATGATCTCACCTGTTTTATCCGTGTGGGTCTCAGTCCTCCCAGAGTCCTGCAGCAGTCTGCGCTGGCGGTCAATCTCCACTTCGTACTCCGCTATAGTTCTTTCAAACAACCCGAAAATCTCCTCAGCGGCCGCAGTTAGTCTCTGGTTGACAAAAGCTCTCATGCTTTGGACTTTAGACATCTCCACACAAACATCTACGCCAGCGTTTTCTACAGACGAGCCCCGTTAAAACCGCTGTTTGGTATCTGGTAGATGTGTTGCTAAGTAACGTCGATGCCAACGAGCCAAGCTAACGTCCTTCACTGACGGTTTGTTGGCTGTCTGAGATAATTCCGAggtaaaacaaatagaaaaacgTCAGCACGCTACAAAGCTTATCCACGCAATTCATGTGTCTTTCAATCGTCTGCTAATGTTTTTAGAGGGACAACATTTGCTCATGACACACAGCTTCTTCCACAGATAGACGCCATATTGTTTATATTGAAACAAGTTGGCACGGTAGCCAAAAGTCCTTCCGGTTAACCTTCAAATTAAAGGTTAcgtaggattttttttttttttttgaacatgaacgTTTGCCCGTTTTCTAGTGTTTTCTAATGGCATCTAGGATGCGACTTAAACTCTGGGTTGTTTTCAATGATGACAAAAATCTATTAATGCTAATTTATTGATCTATTAATTTAGCCTTTAGGAAATGATGACGGCCTGTTAATACAGCAAACCATCAGTTCATGATTAAACAGAATAACCAACATCTTTATAATGATGACACTTACAATGTTTCTGGGGTGAAATAATAATACTGCCTTGTGTTGCCTCATGTTTTCTGTATGTTAAGTACTTTATGCACAAGACAGATATTGAAGCAATTTGACAAATCACTTTACTTCGCTTTAAcacaaataactaaataaactaaGATGCTTAGAGTCCCTGTACCAAACCGTGACCACGAGGAGAATTTGCAAGGATCTTGTGGCaaattgt
The nucleotide sequence above comes from Channa argus isolate prfri chromosome 1, Channa argus male v1.0, whole genome shotgun sequence. Encoded proteins:
- the LOC137099467 gene encoding zinc finger protein 771-like: MSKVQSMRAFVNQRLTAAAEEIFGLFERTIAEYEVEIDRQRRLLQDSGRTETHTDKTVLPAYVKTFTVIKEVPPYQQQRSSSVEQEDPKPPPIKEEQEEPCTGKEGEQLKDLEKADIKFLFTSVPVKREEQDEEEKPQALQLHQRQTVEERDAQHLKTEANGKVHVGEAPARKFDPAANKTSSETEDSEDGSREPQSGFSALKNKDVPVSVNRCRAANQSFSCSGCGKSFSSEAHLQSHMKSHTGEKTSACPFCGKKFTKNSNLTTHLRVHTGEKPFTCPVCNTSFSLRCTLVNHMRVHTGEKPFSCSVCSKRFSKKANLTTHMALHNAEKPFKCSFCDRRFTWHSQIKNHKCLVDHRTRVT